One part of the Treponema peruense genome encodes these proteins:
- the trpF gene encoding bifunctional indole-3-glycerol phosphate synthase/phosphoribosylanthranilate isomerase — protein sequence MACEKNIVAQIVEQRKKDIAERGYNFGYEIPKKRERPVFPFMQNRGVILEVKRASPSKGDIAPQLNAAKTALTYAECGASAISVLTEENYFKGSIADLIAVCKAVNNVAVLRKDFLIDEEEIQIAYLCGADAVLLIAGILEKEKLESMIKKCASLGIKAFLEVRTLSDAEKINSLKKYSDTIVCGINSRNLKTFDVDTLVPAMYKSLLGTKVVFESGLLSSNACTKAGEMGFTGILLGEGAARNPDMAKEFVISFMNAQQNANGIFWTRVAQKIYSNKKNNRPLVKLCGLTNCEDAVYAAKAGADFCGFILSEGYSRSISLQTAEECCREVKNISDAITVAVLTELKSERAKAAINFVKENKINCIQVHGIEYKEAEKNLEGIPHYYTVCGDGESLAKKTEELSFFGEPRFIQDSKNHGYKKPANGEHWLAGGITHENVRSLIQKFNPELIDISGGTETVTGKKDYGKIDRIFEKISYGE from the coding sequence ATGGCCTGTGAAAAAAATATTGTTGCACAGATTGTTGAACAGAGAAAAAAAGATATTGCAGAACGCGGCTATAATTTTGGTTATGAAATTCCAAAAAAAAGAGAGCGCCCTGTATTCCCTTTTATGCAGAACCGTGGTGTAATTCTTGAAGTAAAAAGAGCAAGTCCGAGCAAAGGTGATATTGCACCACAACTCAATGCAGCAAAGACTGCACTTACTTATGCTGAATGCGGTGCGTCTGCAATTTCTGTACTGACAGAAGAAAATTATTTCAAAGGTTCTATTGCAGATTTAATCGCCGTTTGCAAAGCGGTAAACAATGTAGCTGTTCTCAGAAAAGATTTTTTGATTGACGAAGAAGAAATTCAGATTGCGTATCTTTGCGGTGCAGATGCAGTTCTTCTGATTGCAGGAATTCTTGAAAAAGAAAAACTTGAATCAATGATAAAAAAATGTGCTTCACTCGGAATAAAAGCATTCTTGGAAGTTCGTACTTTAAGCGATGCAGAAAAAATCAATTCGCTTAAAAAATATTCAGACACAATTGTATGCGGAATAAATTCTCGTAACTTAAAAACATTTGACGTAGACACACTTGTTCCTGCAATGTACAAAAGTTTACTCGGAACGAAAGTTGTTTTTGAAAGCGGACTGTTGAGTTCAAATGCATGTACAAAAGCCGGCGAAATGGGATTTACAGGAATTCTTCTGGGAGAAGGTGCAGCCCGCAATCCTGATATGGCAAAAGAATTTGTAATAAGTTTTATGAATGCACAACAGAATGCAAACGGAATTTTCTGGACACGCGTTGCACAAAAAATTTATTCAAACAAAAAAAACAACCGTCCGCTTGTAAAACTGTGCGGGCTTACAAACTGTGAAGATGCAGTTTATGCAGCAAAAGCCGGCGCTGACTTCTGCGGATTCATTCTTTCTGAAGGATACAGCCGCAGCATAAGTTTGCAGACTGCAGAAGAATGCTGCCGCGAAGTAAAAAATATTTCTGATGCAATAACAGTTGCGGTTCTTACCGAATTAAAAAGCGAAAGGGCAAAAGCCGCAATCAATTTTGTAAAAGAAAATAAAATTAACTGCATTCAGGTTCATGGAATAGAATATAAAGAAGCAGAAAAAAATCTTGAAGGTATTCCGCATTATTACACAGTCTGCGGCGACGGTGAAAGTCTGGCAAAAAAAACAGAAGAACTTTCTTTTTTTGGTGAACCGCGTTTTATTCAGGATTCAAAAAATCACGGATACAAAAAACCTGCCAACGGTGAACACTGGCTTGCCGGCGGAATTACTCATGAAAATGTTCGCAGTCTTATTCAGAAATTCAATCCCGAACTGATAGATATTTCAGGCGGAACAGAAACTGTTACAGGAAAAAAAGATTACGGTAAAATAGACAGAATTTTTGAAAAAATTTCTTATGGAGAATAA
- a CDS encoding M15 family metallopeptidase, with protein sequence MLRKLIFALLTFACGSLTFAFPFLFFEPPELRILEKAYPDIVFEKEFDKEKNDWKILLKVPGIKENKILYWSEGRLLPEAELKNTEKYWSILYSYPKKLLDPADMTEEQKEKLKNFSSRGNRRNGAGTPMFFFDAVYDSSSRAKLEPHIRRTTFLGKPVNVHERIVEPLSRVEQKIKVSAAADAGVKDFTDGIKSADGYLWRIIDGTNRKSFHSLGIAVDILPKRLGGKEIFWSWARDKNPKGWMLTPLSKRWMPPQSVIEIFESEGFVWGGKWGIWDNMHFEYHPELILFNGL encoded by the coding sequence ATGTTAAGAAAACTAATTTTTGCGCTTTTGACTTTTGCCTGCGGTTCTCTGACTTTTGCATTTCCTTTTCTATTTTTTGAACCGCCTGAACTGCGCATCCTTGAAAAAGCCTATCCCGATATTGTATTTGAAAAAGAATTCGACAAAGAAAAAAACGACTGGAAAATTCTTCTTAAAGTTCCCGGAATAAAAGAAAATAAAATTCTTTACTGGAGTGAAGGCCGCCTTCTTCCCGAAGCTGAACTCAAAAATACCGAAAAGTACTGGAGCATTTTGTACAGTTACCCGAAAAAACTTCTGGACCCTGCTGACATGACAGAAGAACAAAAAGAAAAGCTCAAAAACTTCAGTTCACGGGGCAACAGAAGAAACGGTGCCGGAACGCCCATGTTTTTCTTTGATGCAGTTTACGATTCTTCTTCACGTGCAAAACTCGAGCCGCATATAAGACGCACAACTTTTCTTGGCAAACCGGTAAATGTTCATGAAAGAATTGTTGAACCGCTTTCCCGTGTTGAACAGAAAATAAAAGTCAGTGCCGCAGCCGATGCCGGAGTAAAAGATTTTACAGACGGAATAAAATCTGCAGACGGATACTTATGGAGAATCATTGATGGCACAAACAGAAAATCTTTTCACAGTCTTGGAATCGCCGTGGACATTCTTCCAAAGCGTCTTGGCGGAAAAGAAATTTTCTGGAGCTGGGCACGGGACAAAAACCCTAAGGGCTGGATGCTTACCCCTCTTTCAAAAAGATGGATGCCGCCCCAAAGCGTAATTGAAATTTTTGAAAGCGAAGGTTTTGTCTGGGGCGGCAAGTGGGGAATCTGGGACAACATGCACTTTGAATACCACCCCGAACTCATTCTGTTTAACGGACTCTGA
- a CDS encoding InlB B-repeat-containing protein: protein MRKIINRKIKFFAVASIFMLSIFGCKNSFEVEEEQSQNVTGKTGITLAGISFEEEGNERTAFPKYDKTAFTDIELKGKKSAMSGEMTSYKTYKTYADIMRDSGVIELDATAYDFTLSAKCYGAAFSSTLSNISIQDGITTKLNFIMAVTDETATGLLYLYYPSVEQYTTLKFTVSVGTSEAVEVTYDTDLKCYVYSELLAPQNSLIKAVMENTTTGESLTVPVYAIVKAGAKTTINFEEVFSGFYELYSYSVTYNANGSASADTVQKFNPNSSIEDCTFDAPEGKKFCGWNTNADGSGTRYSAGDTPVLDSDTTLYAQWVTYDTATSIYTISSADELRAFFSYAKDEISYKDAKLLADVTISDWSVPGTFSGTFDGNGKTLTITSVKEFYSEKDTSTGETKTYSGFLGILGGTVKSLIIKNSAFGSIKCDYAGAVAGKIDSGTIDSVNVERTTVTAKNCAGLIAGYNNYGYIKNCYAGGNATLTTVTSSLSAGGITGQNDGYISDCTVDAIKISAGSSGYAGGITGININEISSSKLFTPNASVSAKYAAGIAGKNENYASITGCEVKQDASSTTSTIITGVSHAGGIAALNAGKIDNPTVSSVKVTATGTAPYTGGIAGYNDTTGTIVTGGTVNINYDSALDGNYGYVIGYNANTTAGAVTTDIVCSNSKAIFDNVSYDVSSSLTKKLTLDRTTKITLSVTDNSGGGAIYAYLSSEESTSASPIAQTGKVDGTTKTVCAGYLPKGTYYIGLENKNWVSNSTGTYTITAD from the coding sequence ATGAGAAAGATAATTAACAGGAAGATAAAATTTTTTGCGGTTGCTTCAATTTTTATGCTTTCCATTTTCGGATGCAAAAATTCATTTGAAGTTGAAGAAGAACAGTCGCAAAACGTAACAGGAAAAACCGGAATCACACTTGCAGGAATTTCTTTTGAAGAAGAAGGAAATGAAAGAACAGCTTTTCCAAAATATGACAAAACTGCCTTTACAGACATTGAACTTAAAGGAAAGAAAAGTGCAATGTCAGGAGAGATGACTTCTTACAAAACTTACAAAACTTATGCTGACATAATGCGTGACAGCGGAGTTATTGAACTTGATGCAACGGCTTACGATTTTACGCTCAGTGCAAAATGTTATGGCGCAGCTTTTTCTTCAACACTTTCAAATATAAGCATTCAGGATGGAATAACAACAAAACTGAATTTTATTATGGCTGTGACAGATGAAACTGCGACAGGATTGCTTTACTTGTATTATCCTTCAGTAGAACAATACACTACTCTTAAGTTTACAGTTTCTGTCGGAACATCAGAGGCGGTAGAAGTTACATATGACACCGACTTAAAGTGCTATGTTTATTCAGAATTGCTCGCACCACAAAATTCACTTATAAAAGCTGTAATGGAAAATACTACAACCGGTGAATCTTTAACTGTTCCTGTTTATGCAATAGTAAAAGCCGGTGCAAAAACCACAATCAATTTTGAAGAAGTTTTTTCAGGCTTTTATGAACTTTATTCATATTCTGTAACATACAACGCAAATGGAAGTGCTTCTGCAGATACAGTACAAAAGTTTAATCCAAATTCTTCAATAGAAGATTGTACATTTGACGCGCCTGAAGGCAAAAAATTCTGCGGATGGAATACAAATGCTGACGGAAGCGGAACAAGATATTCAGCAGGAGATACTCCGGTGCTGGATAGTGACACAACTCTTTATGCTCAGTGGGTAACATACGATACTGCAACTTCAATATACACAATTTCTTCTGCAGACGAACTGCGCGCATTCTTCTCTTATGCAAAAGATGAAATTTCTTACAAAGATGCAAAACTTCTTGCAGACGTAACAATTTCTGACTGGAGCGTGCCGGGTACATTCAGCGGAACATTTGACGGAAACGGAAAAACACTGACAATTACTTCTGTCAAAGAATTCTATTCTGAAAAAGATACCTCCACTGGCGAAACAAAAACTTACAGCGGCTTTTTGGGAATTCTTGGTGGAACAGTTAAATCCCTGATTATCAAAAACTCAGCTTTCGGTTCAATAAAATGTGATTACGCAGGTGCAGTAGCAGGAAAAATTGACTCGGGCACTATTGATTCTGTAAATGTAGAAAGAACTACAGTTACAGCAAAAAATTGTGCCGGACTAATTGCAGGATACAACAACTATGGTTACATTAAAAACTGCTATGCCGGAGGAAACGCAACTTTAACTACTGTAACTTCTTCTTTGAGTGCAGGTGGAATTACCGGTCAGAATGATGGTTACATTTCCGACTGTACAGTTGATGCAATTAAAATTTCTGCAGGAAGCAGCGGTTATGCAGGCGGTATAACAGGAATAAACATCAACGAAATTTCTTCAAGCAAACTGTTTACTCCGAACGCATCTGTAAGCGCAAAGTATGCCGCTGGAATTGCTGGTAAAAATGAAAATTACGCAAGTATAACCGGCTGTGAAGTAAAACAGGATGCTTCAAGTACAACTTCTACAATAATAACAGGTGTTTCACATGCAGGCGGAATTGCAGCCTTAAATGCAGGAAAAATTGATAATCCTACAGTTAGTTCAGTTAAAGTAACTGCGACAGGCACAGCCCCTTACACAGGAGGAATTGCAGGTTACAACGATACAACAGGTACTATTGTTACCGGCGGAACAGTTAATATAAATTATGATTCTGCATTGGACGGAAACTATGGATATGTAATCGGCTACAATGCAAATACAACTGCCGGGGCTGTAACAACAGACATAGTATGCAGTAATTCAAAAGCTATTTTTGATAATGTATCTTATGATGTCAGCAGCAGTTTGACAAAAAAACTGACACTTGACAGGACAACAAAAATAACTCTGTCAGTTACAGATAATTCAGGCGGTGGAGCAATTTATGCCTACCTTTCTTCTGAAGAAAGTACTTCTGCATCTCCGATTGCTCAAACCGGTAAAGTAGACGGAACAACCAAAACAGTTTGTGCTGGATACCTTCCAAAAGGAACTTATTACATTGGACTTGAAAATAAAAATTGGGTTTCAAATTCAACAGGAACTTACACAATAACTGCTGATTAG
- a CDS encoding InlB B-repeat-containing protein, translating into MKKQKLFYIFFAIGILAAFLTACKQEVEEPKNYTVTFDIGIENNEVQSKVFQEGYTFTETDIAGIDLTDAKQGYTFEGWYSGETKLAAGYRVTQNVTFKAKWTAKTYTVTFDSNGGSGTVNAVSAVYGDKIILPENTFTVPDGYKRTDGWEYNGTKYSAGDDISELVFASDRTIEFKAVYLLSDYRITFSVLGTEYASYPINENETLSAENLAEIEKITKEHLPTGYKAINWYSNENAVNLSTLTVNEDTVLEGKLVPISYTVKFDANGYEGTAPEAIVCEYDAEYTVPENTLIKKYYKFSGWNTYASGIGTKYSAGDSFYNLTAEDGKEITLYAILEEDLNADVTINLVSEHGTVSDTMIVKYKSYISTDGYTGSLETQKLPVPSEQGYKFNGWKINDTLISDYRPVQVTDTITVTADWTANYISVYYYLNNSNKFKVYDSNTMNSVSSYFYETLRTGINTILNKDKILISDAYEFTGWNTKSDGSGTSYSDKADMKEILNSKTSSSIDLYGQWVPKNMTVTVNLPSVSDSDLELTYDETTMELSTQFGTSDMYTTKWYVDGTFVCSGSTFSVRNRIGGLKDGSHTVMATYTLDGTTYSNTVMANLNVKSE; encoded by the coding sequence ATGAAAAAACAAAAATTGTTTTACATATTTTTTGCAATTGGAATTCTTGCTGCATTCTTAACAGCCTGTAAGCAGGAAGTAGAAGAGCCAAAAAACTACACCGTCACTTTTGACATCGGAATAGAAAATAACGAAGTTCAGTCCAAAGTTTTTCAAGAAGGCTATACGTTTACAGAAACTGATATAGCAGGAATTGATCTTACCGACGCAAAACAAGGATACACTTTTGAAGGCTGGTATTCTGGTGAAACAAAACTTGCTGCCGGTTATAGAGTTACACAGAATGTTACATTCAAAGCAAAATGGACAGCAAAAACCTACACCGTCACTTTTGACAGCAACGGAGGAAGCGGAACAGTTAACGCAGTCAGTGCAGTTTATGGCGACAAAATCATTCTTCCCGAAAACACTTTTACAGTTCCAGACGGTTACAAAAGAACTGACGGTTGGGAATACAATGGAACAAAATATTCTGCAGGTGATGATATTTCTGAACTTGTGTTTGCTTCAGATAGAACAATTGAATTCAAGGCCGTTTATCTTTTGAGCGATTACAGAATTACTTTTTCTGTTCTTGGCACAGAATACGCAAGTTATCCTATAAACGAAAATGAAACTTTAAGTGCAGAAAATCTTGCAGAAATAGAGAAAATTACAAAAGAACATCTTCCAACCGGTTATAAAGCAATCAACTGGTATTCAAATGAAAATGCGGTAAATCTTTCTACACTGACTGTAAATGAAGATACAGTCCTTGAAGGAAAGCTTGTACCAATTTCGTATACAGTAAAGTTTGACGCAAACGGTTATGAAGGAACTGCACCAGAAGCAATTGTTTGTGAATACGATGCAGAATATACTGTTCCTGAAAATACACTTATAAAAAAATATTACAAATTTTCAGGCTGGAATACATACGCTTCCGGAATTGGAACAAAATATTCTGCCGGTGACTCTTTCTATAATCTTACAGCAGAAGACGGCAAAGAAATAACTTTGTACGCAATTCTTGAAGAAGATCTTAATGCCGATGTTACAATAAATCTTGTAAGCGAGCATGGAACAGTTTCTGACACAATGATTGTAAAGTATAAAAGCTATATTTCAACAGACGGTTATACCGGAAGCCTTGAAACACAAAAACTTCCGGTGCCAAGCGAACAGGGCTACAAATTCAACGGCTGGAAAATAAATGATACTTTGATTTCTGATTATCGGCCTGTTCAGGTAACAGATACAATCACAGTCACAGCAGACTGGACGGCTAATTACATAAGTGTTTATTATTATCTTAATAATTCCAATAAATTCAAAGTTTATGACAGCAACACAATGAATTCTGTTTCTTCCTACTTTTACGAAACACTTAGAACAGGAATAAACACAATTTTGAATAAGGACAAAATATTAATCAGTGACGCTTATGAATTTACCGGATGGAATACAAAATCTGACGGAAGCGGAACTTCTTATTCAGACAAAGCAGACATGAAAGAAATCCTGAACTCAAAAACTTCTTCTTCAATCGATCTTTACGGACAATGGGTTCCAAAAAATATGACTGTTACAGTAAATTTGCCATCTGTAAGTGATTCAGACTTAGAACTGACTTATGACGAAACAACTATGGAACTTAGCACACAGTTTGGTACTTCGGATATGTATACAACAAAATGGTATGTGGACGGAACTTTTGTTTGCTCAGGAAGTACATTCAGCGTAAGAAATAGAATCGGTGGTCTTAAAGACGGTTCGCATACAGTTATGGCAACTTATACTTTAGATGGTACAACGTATTCAAATACCGTAATGGCAAACCTAAATGTAAAATCGGAATAA
- a CDS encoding bifunctional anthranilate synthase component II/anthranilate phosphoribosyltransferase, giving the protein MILVIDNYDSFTFNVVQALECTTKDEIKVVRNDEYKIEELAALKPDYLVVSPGPGNPSQAGVSKEAIKYFAGKIPVLGICLGHQSIAEAFGAKIVQAKFIKHGIVEDIDLDGRGLFRNIGKSSKFTRYHSLVVDESTLPEEFEITARAKDGDIMGIRHKTMPIEGIQFHPESIASENCKKLFAAFLHYRRDNLPVAEYLNQIASHKNLSEEQAKNFMDFLTEGNLDERQTAAILTAIAVKGPSASELCGCAKVLCQKKTPLPLDGTKLAEIVGTGGDGKGSFNISSLSALTAAACGVPMAKHGNRAVSSKSGAADFYEALGFKIDTTPEKTAELINKTNFGFLMAPIYHSAMRFAGPVRKALGIKTIMNVLGPLSNPAGANYEVLGVYDKSLISPVADAAKMLGAKRVLVVNSEDGYDEISPCAKTHACIIDEKNHKVNFVIDPQKYGITDCDESELAGGTGKDNAQLALDVLNGTGRRTIKEAVALNTGAVLYITGKTSTIKAGYEMAKTALEDGTVLAKINEVRAVSNGL; this is encoded by the coding sequence ATGATTCTTGTTATAGATAATTACGATTCTTTTACTTTTAATGTTGTTCAGGCTTTGGAATGTACAACAAAAGATGAAATTAAAGTTGTCAGAAATGATGAATATAAAATTGAAGAACTTGCTGCGCTTAAACCCGATTATCTGGTTGTTTCTCCGGGACCGGGAAATCCTTCACAGGCAGGTGTAAGCAAAGAAGCGATAAAATATTTTGCAGGAAAAATTCCGGTCCTTGGAATCTGCCTTGGTCATCAGTCGATTGCAGAAGCTTTCGGTGCAAAAATTGTTCAGGCAAAATTCATAAAGCACGGAATTGTAGAAGACATTGATTTGGACGGACGCGGACTTTTTAGAAATATCGGAAAAAGTTCAAAGTTTACACGCTACCACAGTCTTGTTGTAGATGAAAGTACACTTCCCGAAGAATTCGAAATTACAGCACGCGCAAAAGACGGCGACATTATGGGAATAAGACACAAGACAATGCCAATAGAAGGAATTCAGTTTCATCCGGAATCAATTGCAAGTGAAAACTGTAAAAAACTTTTCGCAGCATTTTTGCATTACAGGCGCGACAATCTTCCTGTTGCAGAATACCTGAACCAGATTGCTTCACATAAAAACTTAAGTGAAGAGCAGGCAAAAAATTTTATGGATTTTCTTACAGAAGGAAATCTTGATGAAAGACAGACGGCGGCTATTCTTACGGCGATTGCAGTAAAAGGACCTTCTGCTTCTGAATTGTGCGGTTGTGCAAAAGTATTGTGCCAGAAAAAAACTCCGCTTCCTTTAGACGGAACAAAACTTGCAGAAATTGTAGGAACAGGCGGCGACGGTAAAGGAAGTTTTAACATCAGTTCACTTTCTGCACTGACTGCTGCAGCCTGCGGTGTACCAATGGCAAAACACGGAAACAGAGCGGTTTCAAGCAAATCTGGAGCTGCTGATTTTTACGAAGCGCTCGGATTCAAGATTGACACAACACCTGAAAAAACTGCTGAACTTATAAACAAAACAAACTTTGGTTTTTTGATGGCACCGATTTATCATTCAGCAATGCGTTTTGCAGGACCGGTAAGAAAAGCACTTGGAATAAAAACCATAATGAATGTTCTGGGACCTCTTTCAAATCCTGCAGGAGCAAATTATGAAGTGCTTGGCGTTTACGATAAATCGCTTATAAGTCCTGTAGCAGATGCTGCAAAAATGCTCGGAGCAAAACGTGTTCTTGTTGTAAACAGTGAAGACGGTTATGACGAAATTTCCCCGTGTGCAAAAACACATGCCTGCATAATTGACGAAAAAAATCACAAAGTAAATTTTGTAATCGATCCGCAGAAATACGGAATTACAGACTGTGACGAAAGTGAACTTGCAGGCGGAACCGGAAAAGACAATGCGCAGCTTGCACTTGATGTGCTGAACGGAACTGGTCGTCGTACAATAAAAGAAGCTGTTGCACTCAATACAGGAGCCGTTCTTTATATAACAGGAAAAACTTCTACAATCAAAGCTGGTTATGAAATGGCAAAAACTGCTCTTGAAGACGGAACTGTTCTTGCAAAAATCAATGAAGTAAGGGCGGTAAGCAATGGCCTGTGA
- a CDS encoding Dabb family protein, translating into MVKHVILWQLKDELDSQKKALVRKEIKEGLESLAGKIPGLISIKVNVNLLASSNADVMLDSSFTDEAALKGYSVHPEHVKVADEKVRPFTKSRTCLDYIAE; encoded by the coding sequence ATGGTAAAACACGTAATACTTTGGCAGTTAAAAGATGAGCTTGACAGTCAGAAAAAAGCTCTTGTAAGAAAAGAAATAAAAGAAGGACTTGAATCCCTTGCAGGAAAAATTCCGGGACTTATTTCCATTAAGGTAAATGTAAATCTTCTTGCATCTTCAAATGCAGATGTTATGCTGGACTCTTCGTTTACAGACGAGGCTGCGCTCAAGGGGTATTCTGTTCATCCCGAGCATGTAAAAGTTGCCGACGAAAAAGTGCGTCCTTTTACAAAAAGCAGAACCTGTCTGGACTATATCGCAGAGTAA
- a CDS encoding chorismate-binding protein has translation MNFIVDDENFIYTSFSSERYTPYSLARKIGATAILESASFSKGRERYSILMTREAFKIIQDTDGIAFLVDEKRIPFDTTNVESHDALGRKKTADILDALVYVANQSKRPLPGNVCEIPIPSSGLGYLSYEFAARCDNIKFFEQNDELKIPESLFVTGHFYIVFDHFTETMHLFGLNYNEHKIDLHDEVQKLIKRINDMDFSYVEEEENKFEYKMLTDAEESKREYIEKVCALKKRIIAGDLIQAVPSRRVQIECDVPALTVYGKLRRVNPSPYLFYIDFGNFQLTGSSPESLVRVRAGKASIHPIAGTIHRGKNDAEDAELMQTLLSNPKERAEHLMLVDLARNDLGRVCKEGSVTVPQFMECEKFSHVIHIVSNTEGDVRDDVESIRVLRAAFPAGTVSGAPKISAMQILSGLEKNKRRFYAGAVGYIRSNGDLDFCIAIRSALCQKKVWTLQAGGGIVYDSDPEREYTETCEKLGALIDTLTK, from the coding sequence ATGAATTTTATTGTTGATGATGAAAATTTTATTTACACAAGTTTTTCAAGCGAGCGTTACACGCCGTATTCTTTGGCACGCAAAATCGGTGCAACTGCAATTCTGGAATCTGCAAGTTTTTCAAAAGGCCGCGAGCGTTATTCAATTCTAATGACACGCGAAGCATTCAAAATTATTCAGGATACAGATGGAATTGCATTTCTTGTTGATGAAAAAAGAATTCCGTTTGATACAACAAATGTAGAAAGCCATGATGCACTCGGAAGAAAAAAAACTGCAGATATTCTTGATGCACTTGTTTATGTAGCAAACCAAAGTAAGCGTCCTCTTCCCGGAAATGTTTGCGAAATTCCGATTCCGTCGTCGGGACTTGGTTACTTAAGTTATGAATTTGCCGCACGCTGTGACAATATAAAATTTTTTGAACAGAATGATGAACTTAAAATTCCTGAAAGCCTTTTTGTTACCGGACATTTTTACATTGTGTTTGACCACTTTACAGAAACAATGCATCTTTTTGGCCTTAACTACAATGAACACAAAATAGATCTTCACGACGAAGTGCAGAAACTTATCAAAAGAATCAACGATATGGATTTTTCTTATGTCGAAGAAGAAGAAAATAAATTTGAATATAAAATGTTGACCGATGCAGAAGAATCAAAACGTGAGTATATAGAAAAAGTATGTGCCCTAAAAAAAAGAATTATCGCAGGTGATTTGATTCAGGCTGTTCCGTCACGCCGCGTGCAGATTGAATGTGATGTTCCGGCACTTACAGTTTACGGAAAACTCCGCCGCGTTAATCCTTCGCCTTATCTTTTTTACATTGACTTCGGAAACTTTCAGCTTACGGGTTCTTCACCTGAAAGTCTTGTGCGCGTTCGTGCAGGTAAGGCAAGTATTCACCCGATTGCAGGAACAATTCACCGCGGAAAAAATGATGCAGAAGATGCAGAACTTATGCAGACTCTTTTGTCAAACCCAAAAGAACGTGCAGAACATCTGATGCTTGTAGATTTGGCTCGCAATGATTTGGGACGGGTTTGCAAAGAAGGAAGTGTAACTGTTCCGCAGTTTATGGAATGTGAAAAGTTCAGCCATGTAATTCACATTGTAAGCAACACAGAAGGTGACGTGCGTGATGATGTAGAAAGCATTCGTGTACTGCGTGCGGCTTTTCCTGCAGGAACTGTAAGCGGTGCTCCGAAGATTAGTGCAATGCAGATTCTTTCAGGGCTTGAAAAAAACAAAAGACGTTTTTATGCAGGTGCTGTAGGTTATATTCGTTCCAATGGCGATCTGGATTTTTGTATTGCAATACGAAGTGCGCTGTGTCAGAAAAAAGTTTGGACTCTTCAGGCAGGCGGCGGAATTGTTTACGATTCTGATCCTGAACGCGAGTACACTGAAACCTGTGAAAAACTCGGCGCACTGATTGACACTCTTACAAAATAA